The DNA region TCACCTACGACCGGCCGGGCTACGGCGACTCCGACCGGCTGCCGGGCCGCTGTGTCGCCGACGCCGCTCAGGACGTACGGGCCATCGCGGACCACCTCGGTCTCGACCGGTTCGCCGTGGTGGGCCGGTCCGGTGGCGCCCCGCATGCCCTGGCCTGCGCGGCGCTGATGCCCGAGCGGGTGACCCGTGCCGCCGCGCTGGTCGGGCTGGCCCCCCGGGGCGCCGACGGGCTCGACTGGTTCGACGGGATGGCCGCCTCCAACGTGCTGGCCTACTCCACGGCGGCGGCCGATCCGGACGGGCTCGCGGAGTCGTTCATCTCCCGGTCCGCGGTGATCAGGAAGAACCCCGTCCGGCTCATCGACGACCTGCGCCAGGATCTGACCGACTCCGACCGGATGGTGGTCAACGACGCCGGGGTCCGCACCATGCTGCTGCGCAACTACCGTGAGGGGCTGCGCACTTCCGCCTGGGGCTGGATCGACGACGCGATCGCGTTCAGCAATCCGTGGGGGTTCGACCCTGCGGACATCACAGGTCCGGTGATGCTGTGGCACGGCGAGAAGGACGTGTTCTCGCCGGTGGGCCACTCTCGCTGGCTGGCCGAACGCATCCCGAACTCCACCGTCGTGGTGGAACCGGCGGCCGCGCACTTCGACGCGCTGCATGTGTTGCCCGAGATCCTCAACTGGCTGCTGGACCCGCCCGCCCGCTGAGCAGCGGGCCGGGAAACCGGGGGAGCGTCCGGCCGGTGCCGGACGCTCCCCCGGGGTTCACACCGCCGTCGGTTCCAGTTCGCGCTCGAACCGGCGCTCGTCCCGGGCGATCCGGGTCATCGGGTGGTCGTCGCCGAGCTGACGGGCCAGCTCCTCGACCGTCTCGGTCCTCAGGCGCAGCGCCTCGTCCTTGCGCCCCAGCGCGTCGAGCGTGACCGCCATGTTCGACGTCATGGCCAGGGTCTCCGGGTGATGCGCCCCCAGTACCCTCCTGAGCTGCCCGGACACCTTCTCCTCGGTCTCCAGGACCAGTTCGAGATCGCCCCGCTCCGCTGTCGCGTTCGCCAGATTCATCACGCAGAACAGGGTGTTGGGGTGCTCCGGCCCGTACACCTCCCGCATCGCGGCGACCACCCGGGTCAGCACCCGCACCGACTCGTCCGAGGCGCCGGTCCCCGACTGGTAGACGCCCAGGTTGTTCAGGGCGGCCAGGGTGTACGGGTGTTTCTCCCCCGGCACCTTCATGTACTGGTCGACGACCTCCTGTGCGGTGTCCCTGGCCTCGGCCGTCTCGCCGGCCGCGTACAGGTCGGCCGCCAGATTGAGATCGCAGGCCAGCGACTCCGGGTTGGCGGAGGTGTACTTGGCCCGGTACCTGGAGCGGGTGGCCACCGTGAGCCTGCGGGCGTCCTCCAGTCTGCCCGCGCGGCGCAGCGACACCGCGAGGCTCTTCGCCGCGCTCAGCGTGCCCGGGAAGGCCCGGCCGAGCGTGCCCTTGTAGCTGTCGTACGTACGGCTGAGGATGCCGACCGAGTCCTCGTACCGCCCGACGTCCCGCAGGTCACGGGCCAGGTTCATGGCCGAGGAGAGGCTGTACGGGTGTTCCTCGCCGAGCACCTCCCGACGCCGGTCGAAGACGTCCTGGTCGATCTCGCGGGCCTTGGCGTACTGGCCGATGGACCGCAGGGTGAACGCCAGGTTGTTGGCCGCCGCCAGCGTCCTCGGGTGCGCTTCGTGGAAGATCTGGTTGAACCCGTCGGTGGCTTCGGTCGCCAGCTCGATCGCCCTGGTGTACTCCCCGAGCGTGCCGAGGTCGGTCGCCAGGCTGCTGGTGCTCATGTACGTGTGCGGGTGCTCCGGGCCCAGGACTTCCCGCTGTGTCGACAGGGTGATCTCGTCGAGTTCCCTGGCCTCCACGTAACGGCCGCGCGAGCGGTAGATGTTGGAGAGGTGGAAGCAGAGGTAGAGGTACTGGATGTCCCGCTCCCCCAGCGTCTCCCGCCAGATCTCGCGCAGGTCCTCGCAGAGGGTGGTGGCGGTCCGGAAGTCACCGCGCTTCCAGAGGTAGCGGACCCGGTCGATCAGCAGCCTGCGGGCCTCGGGCTCCTTGCAGTTGCGCGCGTCGGACGGGCCGAGGTGCGGCCAGATGGAGGCGAACTGCGGCCAGGTCGAGGGGTTGTCGATCGGCTCGTCGTCGTCGGGCCGGGCGCCCGCCAGGATGCGGTGGACGGCGTGCCGGGCATCCTGCTGCTCCTCCTCGGTGAGCTGCGCCCGGATGACGGCCTGGACGAGCCGGTGCACCTGGATGGAGTTGGACACCTGGTCGACCTTGGCGAGGGCGAACCGGCCGATCTCCCGGATGACCCGGCCCAGCACCAGCTTCTCCTGGAGCGAGGCGTCGTACGGCTTCAGCGCCTCGATCATCTCCTTGCTGTACAGGAGGTTCCCCGAGATGGGCTCGGGTGCGAAGAAGGCGCAGAGCTGGAGCAGCCGCACCGCGGCGGGCGAGCGCTCCTTGAGCCGTTGGATGGAGATGTTCCAGGTCGCGGCGACCGGCTCCGGGTAACCGGCCGGCTGGTTGAGCGCCAGGACCTCGGGGGCCTGCTGGGCCAGCTGTTCCAGATAGGTGTCGATCGGGGTGGCGGTCTCCGCGATCCAGGCCGCCGCCTGCTCGACGGCCAGCGGCAGGTCACCGACCGCAGTGGCCACCTGGGCGGCGTCCTCGTCGCTCAGCCCCGGGGCCCGGCGCTGAAGGTGTTCGACGGACTCCTCGCGCAGGAAGACGTCGACGGGCAGCGCGTCGCCGTGCTGGGACCAGGCCTGGTTGCGGGAGGTGACCAGGATGTGGCCCGAGCCGCCCTGCGGGAAGTAGCGCCGGAGGCGTTCGGGGTCGTCGGCGTTGTCGAAGACCAGCAGCCAGCGGTCCGAGGGCACGCCTCGCCGCAGCAGGTCCACGGCCTCCTGGGAGGCTGCCGCCATGTCGTCGCCGCCCTGGGCGCCCAGCCGGACCGCGAGCTCGGCGAGCGCGGCCACCACGTCGTCGGTCTGCTCGGACGATATCCACCAGACCAGGTCGTAGTCGGCCATGAAGCGGTGCACGTACTCCAGGGCGACCTGGGTCTTGCCGACGCCGCCGAGTCCGTACAGGGTCTGCGGCTGCGGCAGCACGACGGCCATGCCGCCGCCGAGCTGGTCGCGCATCCGTTCCAGGACCAGGGAGCGGCCGGTGAAACCGGGGTTGCGCGGCGGGGCGTTCCAGATCCTGGGGACGGTGCCCGGGAAGCGCGGTCCGGGCGACACGGCATCGGTGAGCTGTACGGGCCGGTCCAGGGCACGCAGCAGCGCGGCGGTGGCGTGCACCTCGTCGAGCCGGAAGAGGTCGACGGGATTGCGGTCGATGTAGGGCGCGGAGAGCCGTACATCACCGACCCTGAGCGGCAGCAGATGGCGCCGGCCGCCGCCGGGGTCCTCCGCGACGGCCCGGTCCCAGAGGTTCACCGCACGCTGGGACTTGAGGTAGGCGCTGGAGAGCAGCACGACGGTACGGGCGGCGTTCTCGGCGGCGGCCGCCGCCGGTTCCGGGGCCTCCCGCTCGGCGGACACGTCGCGCGGTACGACGCGGAACCCGGCCCGGGTGAGCACGGATTCGATCCAGTCGGCCCACATCCGGTTCTCCGCCACATAGCTGAGGAAGAGATCGGCGGGCAGCGCGGGCCTGCGCCTGGTGAACGCGTCACGGATGCGCAGCCGTACCTCTTCGCCGACCGGTGGCATCGAGGTGATCTGCTGGTCGGTGATGACGGAGGTGAGCCGTTCGAAGGCGGAAAGCAGGGAGTTGGTGAGGCCCGCCTCGTCGCCGAAGGTCGCGAGGGTCTCCTCGTACGCGTAGTAGGGGCGGTACGGAATCTCCACCGCGCCCCAGTAGGCGGTGAGTTCGTCCCCGGACAGGTCGCGCGGCAGCCGGTCGAACTTCAGCCGGGCCAGCGCCCGTCCGGCGTCGGCCTTCTCCTTCTCGCCCTCGTCGATGCGCATCGGGACGGGGAAGATGGAGATGGGGCGGCCGGTGTAGCGCTCGGAGATCTGCCGGGCCACGGAGGCGGCGCCGTCGATGGACTGGTCGCTGAGGGTGAAGCAGTCGACGAGGACGTCGGGGAGGTGGACGGTGCAGATGTCGGCGATGTCGCTGAGGCCGGTCCGGCTGTCGATGAGGACGTAGTCGTAGTTGGCCTTCATGTCGTCGCGCAGGGCGTCGAAGAAGTGGCCGCCGCCGAGCCGGTCGTAGAAGTTGTCCCAGTCGAAGGTGGAGACGGTCGCGGAGTATTCGCGGTTCTGCCGTCCGGCGGAGACGAAGTCGAGCGTGCCGCCCTGCGGGAACTCCCAGCCGAGCGCCTCGGGTGTGAGGGAGACGGCGTGCGGCTGGATCCGGGCGTAGTCGCGGTGCCAGTCGTCGGCGCGCTGGACGGGGCTGGTCGCGGCCCACGCGTACTCGGTGATCAGATCGATGACGCCGGTGGTGGCACCGAGTGTCGACGGGTCGAGGAACGGGTGGAAGAACCGGTGGAGCCCCGGTGCCTCCAGGTCCCAGTCGACGGCCAGTACCCGTTTTCCGTTGGCGGCGAGTATCCAGGCGGTGTTGGCCAGGGCCATCGTGCGCCCGGTGCCGCCCTTGTACGAGTAGAAGGTGACGATGCGCCCGTCACGACCGGCCGTCATCCGTGTCCTCCGCATCCGTCGCAGGGTCGTGTGTCTCGGGGATGTAGTTCGTCTGAGCCATCGGCCCCATCAACCGTGTCCGTTCGGTGTGTCCCCCGCCGGTGGCGGGTGGATACACCGCTGCGTGTCTCAGATACTGCTGCGCCGCCA from Streptomyces sp. NBC_01591 includes:
- a CDS encoding alpha/beta fold hydrolase produces the protein MRSRVRAADGRHLVVERLGDPRGRPVFLLHGMPGSRLGPAPRGMVLYQRKTQLITYDRPGYGDSDRLPGRCVADAAQDVRAIADHLGLDRFAVVGRSGGAPHALACAALMPERVTRAAALVGLAPRGADGLDWFDGMAASNVLAYSTAAADPDGLAESFISRSAVIRKNPVRLIDDLRQDLTDSDRMVVNDAGVRTMLLRNYREGLRTSAWGWIDDAIAFSNPWGFDPADITGPVMLWHGEKDVFSPVGHSRWLAERIPNSTVVVEPAAAHFDALHVLPEILNWLLDPPAR
- the fxsT gene encoding FxSxx-COOH system tetratricopeptide repeat protein; translation: MTAGRDGRIVTFYSYKGGTGRTMALANTAWILAANGKRVLAVDWDLEAPGLHRFFHPFLDPSTLGATTGVIDLITEYAWAATSPVQRADDWHRDYARIQPHAVSLTPEALGWEFPQGGTLDFVSAGRQNREYSATVSTFDWDNFYDRLGGGHFFDALRDDMKANYDYVLIDSRTGLSDIADICTVHLPDVLVDCFTLSDQSIDGAASVARQISERYTGRPISIFPVPMRIDEGEKEKADAGRALARLKFDRLPRDLSGDELTAYWGAVEIPYRPYYAYEETLATFGDEAGLTNSLLSAFERLTSVITDQQITSMPPVGEEVRLRIRDAFTRRRPALPADLFLSYVAENRMWADWIESVLTRAGFRVVPRDVSAEREAPEPAAAAAENAARTVVLLSSAYLKSQRAVNLWDRAVAEDPGGGRRHLLPLRVGDVRLSAPYIDRNPVDLFRLDEVHATAALLRALDRPVQLTDAVSPGPRFPGTVPRIWNAPPRNPGFTGRSLVLERMRDQLGGGMAVVLPQPQTLYGLGGVGKTQVALEYVHRFMADYDLVWWISSEQTDDVVAALAELAVRLGAQGGDDMAAASQEAVDLLRRGVPSDRWLLVFDNADDPERLRRYFPQGGSGHILVTSRNQAWSQHGDALPVDVFLREESVEHLQRRAPGLSDEDAAQVATAVGDLPLAVEQAAAWIAETATPIDTYLEQLAQQAPEVLALNQPAGYPEPVAATWNISIQRLKERSPAAVRLLQLCAFFAPEPISGNLLYSKEMIEALKPYDASLQEKLVLGRVIREIGRFALAKVDQVSNSIQVHRLVQAVIRAQLTEEEQQDARHAVHRILAGARPDDDEPIDNPSTWPQFASIWPHLGPSDARNCKEPEARRLLIDRVRYLWKRGDFRTATTLCEDLREIWRETLGERDIQYLYLCFHLSNIYRSRGRYVEARELDEITLSTQREVLGPEHPHTYMSTSSLATDLGTLGEYTRAIELATEATDGFNQIFHEAHPRTLAAANNLAFTLRSIGQYAKAREIDQDVFDRRREVLGEEHPYSLSSAMNLARDLRDVGRYEDSVGILSRTYDSYKGTLGRAFPGTLSAAKSLAVSLRRAGRLEDARRLTVATRSRYRAKYTSANPESLACDLNLAADLYAAGETAEARDTAQEVVDQYMKVPGEKHPYTLAALNNLGVYQSGTGASDESVRVLTRVVAAMREVYGPEHPNTLFCVMNLANATAERGDLELVLETEEKVSGQLRRVLGAHHPETLAMTSNMAVTLDALGRKDEALRLRTETVEELARQLGDDHPMTRIARDERRFERELEPTAV